AAATAAATGTATCACCAGGAAATGAAGAGATCTCACTTGAAAGTCATGGACAGAAAATGCAGCACACAAAAAAAGCTCTTTTGAAACCAGCCTGCATTCTTCCAGTTGCCATCTGAAGAGCTTTGGCTTCCCAACCCCTTAACAAATTCAATCAGTGCAGCACTTTCAGTTCTAGGATGCCAGCCCATTTCTATCTGCATGTGGCTGAGGTTTAACTCCTGCACTATCATTAATCTGATAGCTGGGAGTGGTTTAACATTTTGATTTCTGACTGGAGAAAGCTGTCCAGGGCTGTGCATGAAGGAGTGCAGGTACCAAACCCATGGCATGGTACCCTTTAGTGTGGGGCAGCTACCTACACCCAGGGGGGTGAAGCACAAAACTTAGGTGTTGATGCACTAGCCAGAAGTTTACTGCTGAGCAGCCTAAGCCCATCTGCCTGGGGAACAGCCCAGGCAACAGAGCTGAGCTTTCAGGTCGCTCTCGGGTGACTTAATACCATCAGCACTACTTTCTTGCAGTGTATGGACACAGGCCATGAGGCTGAGCCTAGGATTATGCATCGTTAACAAAAAAATCCTACTGTTAACCACACAAATTCCTCACCTTAGTACGAAGCCACTGGAACCTAAGCTGAGCGTTGCTTTCACTTGCTGTTGGTGATTTGCCACAGAacggcttaggctggaagggaccttagagatcaccgACTCCAATCCGCTACTCATTTTACACACACTGCACTCATTTAGGGGAAGCAAAGGCAATGTATTGCCCCAAGTGCAGAGACACTGAGCTTCTCGTCAGCCTTCTGACGGGAAACGAAACCCAGCGCTGTGTCTGAACGGCACAGATCCGCTTCCCGCTATCGAGCTGCCGGAGATCCCAGGTTCTGCCCGCTCTGGCACTCGTGAGGCAGCGCCgagcccctgctgcctgccccctgcCTCACCGAGAAaatgcccagctccagcccgaGCCGCCGCTGCCCGGGCTGCGGACCGGCCCGACTGCGCCCCAGGCTCCGCGGCCGGTCCGGGCGAGCCGCCCGCAGCCGCCCCCGCCAAGCACACGCAGCGGCGGTGCCCCGCGGGGGGctggcatcctgctgcccagccccgcTCGGGAGACGCTCCACGAGCCGCTCGCCCCCGGCCCGGACCCTCTGCCGCCGGCAGCCCCCTGCGCCCGCAGCGCGGGGCTCCTCCGCGGGGAAACCACGCGTGCGGCGGCGGGGAGGGGACACCGGCGCTGAGGGGCACCGAAGCCTCGGGGTGGCGGCGCAAAGGAGGCGGAGAGGCGCGGTGGCGACCAGGAGCAGAGGCAAGACGCCGCGGAAGAGCGCCAGGAGGAAGCCTTGGTGAGGCTGGCGAGGCGCCGGACAGGGGCTGCCCTCCGCCCCGCGGCCGCTCGGCGGGCAGGGGCCCCGGGACAGCCCCCGCTCGCTGGCAGGAGGGGAAGCGCTGCCGGGGCAGGGGCCGGGGCgcggggagtgggaggggagcgGGAGGAAGGGGCGGCCGCGGCCCGTGGGAGCGCAGGGAGGGTGCTCACAGCGGATGGTGTGGAAGGAGGCCTTGGGGCGCCGCTCGAAGCTCTCGCCCAGCTGCAGCGAGTGCTCGTCCTTGTCCAGCAGCGAGTTGGCCGAGCCGTTCATGTCCCCGCTCCGCACCGTCCCTCCCCGGCCCGGCTggtcccttcctctcctccgtGCGCCGCCGCCCGGCGCCCTTCCGGGGGCCGAGTGCAGCCGGGAAACTGCTCCGGGGCCGGCGGCGCTGGGTACAGCCGGGCGAGGCGGGGACGCGGGGCCGAGCGGCGGCCGCTGGCCCCGCAGAGGGGGCGCAGGGCACCGAGGGGCGTCCCTCGGCGGGGGGGGAGCCCCGCACTGCCCGCCCTGCGCTGGGCCGGACCGGGCAGGAGGGGCCCTGCCTGCCGGGGCCGCGGTGTGGCGGGGGCCCGGCTCCCGCGGcggagcggggctgggggcagccggGGTCCCGGGTGGGCAGAGGGGCTCGCACAGAGTGGGCTCTGGGGTCTCCGGGCCGGGTTATAGACCTCGGAGAGGCTCTGTGCGCTGAACGGCGCTCGCTGGGCGCAGGGcggagagagcgattggcattggaatgggctgcccagggaggtggtggagtctgtgcctggaggtgctgaagccaagcctggctggggcactcagtgccatggtctggttgactgggcagggctgggtgctaggttgggctggctgagcttggaggtctcttccagcctgcctgattccatgggAGGAGCAGGTTGTGCACTTAACTGGGTTTTTTCCCTGACTTGTCCTATGAAGAAACTGCAACGTTTTGGCTGCGTGggccctgctgggctgtgcagggtgaAAATCACATTAAATTCACGTTTCCCACCAGAGCACTGCAGAATCGCATTAAGCATGCACTGTAACTGTTTATCTTCTTTGCTCCCAGATCCTCATTTCACCCAAGTGATGTGATGGAAAGGTACACCGAAGGAAAAAAGTCACCCTTGGGTCTTTGGCGTTCGTGTTGGCATGGAAGAATCTAGGATGCGGCAAGGAAACACACCAGGCAGTTGCTCGAACGTCACCACAGTGTGTGCTGAGGATGATGCTTTGCAGAGGAAAGGTCACAGTGCAAGAACCCTCAGCCCAGAAGAAGCTGAGAAGCTGGCCAAAGGGCAGGGCTTGGTGTCCGAGTTCAAGCAGCTGAAACTGGAGAAAGAGGCACAGAAGAACTGGGATCTGTTTTACAAAAGGAACAGCACCAACTTCTTCAAAGACAGGCACTGGACCACCAGGGAGTTTGAAGAGCTGAAAGCCTGCCGGCAGGTGAGATCACTCTGCTCCCCCAAAAGGTGGGCTCGGTTGTTGCTGGGTGTTTAACTGTAACAGAGCCACTTGGGCAAGAGCTGCCAGGTGTGAAGTGTGCAGTGCCCTGTGTAGTCTCTCCTGGTATCTGAGCTCCCCTCCTCAGAATCAGATGCACTGCTTCAGCTTTGGCTTATCCATCCTGGATGCTGAGGGCTAAATCTGCAGTCCTTGTTTTGTGTCCTAAACAGAGAACTTGCCTCGCTGTGGCAGGTGGAGGTCGGTGGCCCTGCAGAGCACCACTGTAACACACAAGCATCCAGCATtactggctggctgcagagcgcCGTGAGGGGCAGTAGCCAGGTGCAGCTGCTCTTCATTATAGCTGGGTGAAGGGCAAGACAGAAGCAGTGCAGCAAGCTGTGGATTGCTTAAGGGGCAGATGGCTAAAGGAGCATGAGGATGCTCTGAACAGCTTGGTGACTTTGCAGCAGCCAAGGTTTCTGCTTTGTAGTGCCAGATCAGCCAACAGATACCTGCTTCCCttttcatagagtggtttaggttggaagggacctcaaagctcagccagttccaaacccctgacacaggcagggacacctcccactagaacagggagctcaaggcctcatccagcctggccttgaacacctccagggaggttgtggagcacagaatcacccaatgtgatctttgattttgtgctacacaacctccctgggcaacctgtgcagtatctcactgcaaagatcttcttcctaacatccagtttcagtctcccctctgccatctaaacccattcccccttgtcctctcattaccagaccttgtcaacagtccctccccagccttcctgcagcccccttcagatactgcaaggccactccaaggtctgttcaaagccttctcttctccaggctgcacagtcccaactctctcagcctgtcctcacagcagagctgctgcagccctctgagcaccttggtggctgcctctggactggctccaacagttccatgtcctgcttgtgctgggggctccagagctgcacccagggctgcaggtggggttgaggagagcagagccaaggaatCAAAGGCAGTGATGATTGGTCATAGTGTTAAAAGGCTGATGGAGCAGTGTCTGCTCATGTCATGAGAACAAACCCTTTGCTTTGTCTTTGGATCTCGTGCTCCCCAGTTTGCAGGTCAGAAGCTGACCATCCTGGAGGCTGGCTGTGGCGTTGGGAACTGTTTGTTTCCACTCCTGGAAGAAGACCTGCACATTTTCGCATACGCCTGTGACTTCTCTCCTCGAGCTGTTGAGTATGTGAAGGTTGGTGTGATGCTTGGAGCTTCTTTTAGAGTGGCACTAGAGGCTCCTGGAAGGACAggcttctcctgcctgcctttcttGTGAGAAGGGTGGAATAGCTTTTGCCAGGGAATGGAGACTGACCCATTTTGGTGGAGCTCCTGGGCAGGAAGCCAAGTCGTTGCTCAAGACCTAGCTTTTCACCCTCCACTTGTAGCAGTGTGGTAATAGATGTGTTACTTGAAAGATTTCTGGAGGCTGTGGGTCTTGAGAGCTCTCTGCTGACTCTGCAGTCCAAGCAGAGCTTGCCTGGGATGAAGGCTTGCCCCTGATGTTTGTGGAGCAGGGAGAGTGCCAAGGAGAGCCTTGAGAACAGGGCTGTGAATGCTACTGTCCAGCAAGTGTGTGgcctggaatcacagagtcacaggatggtctggcttgggagggacctccaaagctcatccagtccaaccccctctgcagtcagcagggacaccctccactagagcagcttgcccagagccctgtcaggcctctccaggcatggggtcccagccacctctctgggcagcctgaggtaTGCTTGTGGGTGATGCTGGCCGGTGTGTGCCCTGGCCTTTGGATGGAGGCTGGAGCCTCTTCTTggggatgcccagtgccagggcaaggggcaatggtggaagttgaggcatgggAGGTTGCAGGTGAacttgaggaagaatttctttccctgtgagagtgacagagcgctgcaacaggctgcccaggggggtcgttgagtctccctctctggaaatactccagaaccatctggatgtgttcctgtgtgatctgctctgggtgatactgctctggcagggggctggaccaggtgaGCTTTTGatgttcccttccagcccctgacattcagtgatgattctgtgaaggccTTGTTGAGGCTGCCTCCGTGGCTTGTGCTGACCTTTCTTGCTAAGGCCACATGTCCTCTTACCTAGCCCTGCCGTGGGGTGGAACAGCCCAGTGCAGGGTTgttggctgccagcagcctgctggtagCTCAGGAGCTGTGCTTTGGTGGCTTTGTAAGACAGACTTTCTTGTAGTGAGCCCTGAAGGctagaagcagctgaggagcagctgtacagcagctgtgctgtgtctgcTGGGCTGTCTTCGTGCCCTTCTCTGCTCAGCTTCCTGAGTCCAGGCTGTCCTGGTGGCTGTAGGTGCTCCGGGGCAGTATGCAGCGAGGGATGTGATTGttagctgcctgctggggttgATGTTCCTTTGCCACCTCGTTTCGTGTGGCTCTGCCAGTAGCTTCAGAAGTgttttgctgtgctgcactgaCGCATGGTGCCAGCCTTCAGCCGAGGcttgctctcctctcccagcaaaaCCCCTTGtacagcccagagaggtgccaGGTGTTCCAGTGCGACCTCACCAGAGACGATCTCCTCCAGCACGTGCCAGCAGAGTCCGTGGATGTTGTCACACTGATCTTTGTGCTGTCTGCCATTCATCCTGACAAGATGCATCTCGTCCTGAGGAACATTTACAAGGTGAATTTACAGCCTTTAAAccacttttccttctctttagcATGAAACTAACTTCTCAGGGAGGGTACAAAAATAAACCCACCCCTCTAGTGTTGGTGATCTTTAAGACTGCATTCCATGGGGCTGAAAAGTGTTCTAGAATGCTTCTTTTGCCCCTCTCATGTCCTGAGGAGCATTTATCAGGTGGATTTATAGCTTTTAAaggatgttttccttctttttagcTTGAAACTAACTTCTCAGGGAGAAGGATGTTCTCATCTTCTGATCTGTGGCTGATCTGCACCCAAACAGGTGTCTCCAGGCTGCCTGTATCCTGCCCTTCATGGGAGGTGTTTGTGAGAGCACACAATGCACACAAGCCCAGACGGGCTCAGGATGtaaaggagctcagagctcatatGTGTTGACCTCctcccatgcccagggacacctctcagctagactcagctgctcagggcctcatccagcctggcctgcaacacccccaggcaggaggcagccacagcctccctgggcagcctgggccaggctctcaccaccctcacactcaacaacttctgcctcagctccactctccccctgctctgcctcagctccaaaccattgcccttggcctagctcagagcccctcagcacaagtccctctgcagccttcctgcaggatgccttcaggcactggcagcagctcggaggtgcccctggagccttctcctctgcaggctgcacccccccagctccctcagcctgtgctcagggcagagctgctgcagccctgggagcacctttgtggcctcctctggcctcactccacagctctgtgtccttttgctgctggggacagcagcactgggggcaggattggaagtgaggtctccccagagcagagttaCAGGTCCTAGAGAGCTGTTGTGTGGCAGGGAACAGATTGAAGATGTCTGTCAGTGGGATGCTTTGTCTGGGCTGTATCTGGATGTGTCTGCAAAGGTAGCTATATCTAAATCCATTCTCCTGGCAGCACCTCTGTGTTTTGTGGCAGGTATTGAAGCCAGGCAAGTGTGTCCTCTTCAGAGACTATGGGCTGTATGACCATGCCATGCTCAGGTTCAA
This genomic stretch from Pogoniulus pusillus isolate bPogPus1 chromosome 28, bPogPus1.pri, whole genome shotgun sequence harbors:
- the METTL6 gene encoding tRNA N(3)-methylcytidine methyltransferase METTL6, with translation MEESRMRQGNTPGSCSNVTTVCAEDDALQRKGHSARTLSPEEAEKLAKGQGLVSEFKQLKLEKEAQKNWDLFYKRNSTNFFKDRHWTTREFEELKACRQFAGQKLTILEAGCGVGNCLFPLLEEDLHIFAYACDFSPRAVEYVKQNPLYSPERCQVFQCDLTRDDLLQHVPAESVDVVTLIFVLSAIHPDKMHLVLRNIYKVLKPGKCVLFRDYGLYDHAMLRFKAGSKLAENFYVRQDGTRSYFFSEEFLSQLFRAEGYEQVANDYVQRETVNRKEQLCVPRVFLQGKFQKPSSET